The following DNA comes from Microbacterium foliorum.
ACGGAGTACAACCGGTCGACTCACTCGGATGAAACAGGTGAGGCAACCAAACGCCCCTTCAGTACCCGAGAGCTGCAGGACTTCTTCGACCTGGCGGATCTCGAACCGGAGCGGATACTGAACTCCGGACGTAAGGGCGCTCTTGCCGCCTGGCGCGACGCGGTCATGTTCAAAACGATCTATGCCTGGGGTCTCCGGTTCAATGAAGCCCGTCACCTCATCCCGGCAGACTTCGCCCACCACATCAGGACCCCCGCGTTCGGCGAATGGGGCCTACTACGCGTTCGCCATGGAAAAGCGAAGAAGGGCTCAGCGCCCAAACAGCGCACGGTCCTGACAGTGTTCGACTGGTCAGTCGACGTGCTCGACCACTGGTCTCGGGTCGGCCTGCCGCGATTCGGCGGACACCGCGCCTCTCCCCTGTTCCCAACAGACAACGGAACCATGGTCGACAACGCCGCACTCCGCCGCAAATTCCACGGGCTTCTCGACGAACTAGGTTTCCCAGCGGGTCTCGACATTCATTCTCTTCGCAGGTCATACGCAACAAACCTGCAGACCGAGCTTGGTTTCGACGTGAGCTTCGTTCAAATGCAGTTGGGACACGAAAACGCGTCGACCACCGGAATCTATACCATCGCGTCGCCTGACTACCGATCTCGCGAACTCGGCAGAGTTCTGTCCACGACACTCGAGCGCAGCAGAGCTGTGTTCCCCTCCCCCAACACGAAGGAGTCCCGATGAGACGCGAAGTGGAGTATCACTGGCACGTTCGTGAACTGATGGCGCGGATGGGGATGCGCAACAGCCGCGACTTAGTCGAGCCGCTCCGGGATCGAGGGATCACCCTCTCAGAGTCACAGATCTACCGAATCGTCGCACAAGACCCCGAACGGATCGCATTCAAGGTTCTCGTCGCGCTCGCCGACATCTTCAGGGTTGAAGTCAACGATCTGGTCACCTACACCGCGACCGACGCTCGCGCCCAGCGCCCGAAGAAGGTCGCCGGGGCCGCTGCAGAGATCCCTCTCATCGAGGCATGCCGCCCGATTCGAGCTCGAATTACCAAAGCTGAGGACGATGATTGAGCCGCGGAAACGCGGCCGTCCGCGCAGCACCGGAACCCTTCTATGCGACCGATGTGAGAACTTCGTCCCGAAGATCCGTGTCCGCTGGCCCGACGGCGCAATCTGCGGCGCTTGCTTCACCGTCGCAGTCAACACTTACGGCGTTTGTGCTCACTGTGCCGGGGAACGAATGCTGCCGGGTCGCTCGCCGTCCGGTGAAGAGATCTGCCGGGAGTGCGCTGGCATTCACACAAACCTCACCTGCGACAGCTGCGGCAGAGAAGCCGAACGTCTCCGCCGCGGGCAATGCGCGCAATGCATAGTTACCGAAGACCTCACCTCAATTCTTAAGCCCAACATTCCCCCCGACCTCCGACTTCATCGTCTGATCCGGGAACTCGCCACGACAAGTCGACCGCGCAGCACAATCACCTGGATGCGCTTGCCTGCAGCGCAGCATCTTCTCGGCATGCTCGGAGACCGTTCGCTCAAACTGGACCACGCGGCCTTCGACGCTCTGCCGCCTTCGCCAGCCGTCGAGCATCTACGTGAGATGCTGACGCACCATCACATTCTCCCTGACCGCGGAGACATCCACCTTGCGCGGTTCCTCCCCTGGCTCGA
Coding sequences within:
- a CDS encoding helix-turn-helix domain-containing protein; this translates as MRREVEYHWHVRELMARMGMRNSRDLVEPLRDRGITLSESQIYRIVAQDPERIAFKVLVALADIFRVEVNDLVTYTATDARAQRPKKVAGAAAEIPLIEACRPIRARITKAEDDD
- a CDS encoding tyrosine-type recombinase/integrase encodes the protein MKDKLGQVTYLPTVVSAADPDEFLSEVLNGWKRQQLAQNFSLETAKRRTRSVMRMASFVGKHPWQWLPADADDFFSHLRGVENLSHNTVRAYQTDVKLFLEFAGSPAYDWNERCGQLFGTVISQVITEYNRSTHSDETGEATKRPFSTRELQDFFDLADLEPERILNSGRKGALAAWRDAVMFKTIYAWGLRFNEARHLIPADFAHHIRTPAFGEWGLLRVRHGKAKKGSAPKQRTVLTVFDWSVDVLDHWSRVGLPRFGGHRASPLFPTDNGTMVDNAALRRKFHGLLDELGFPAGLDIHSLRRSYATNLQTELGFDVSFVQMQLGHENASTTGIYTIASPDYRSRELGRVLSTTLERSRAVFPSPNTKESR